Proteins encoded together in one Chitinophaga varians window:
- a CDS encoding TetR/AcrR family transcriptional regulator, translating into MGIAERKERERADMRRRIVDAAIKMFVEEGYEKVSIRNIADRIEYSPATIYLYYKDKDELLYDVQKEAFGTLSEHFARDLTAADPLERLEQLAWAYVGFYRQNPELYDLMFIIKAPMNAEHEKEKWENGDPAYDALYNLVAECIEKKKIRFKDPTVAAMSIWAFAHGLISLDLRSRLKVCKLPDKTLNVSIDDSIREYLDVIKY; encoded by the coding sequence ATGGGCATTGCAGAAAGAAAAGAGCGTGAGCGGGCAGATATGCGCAGGCGCATTGTGGACGCAGCGATCAAGATGTTTGTGGAAGAGGGTTACGAGAAAGTATCTATCCGAAACATAGCAGACAGGATAGAATACAGCCCTGCCACTATTTACCTGTATTACAAAGACAAAGACGAGCTGTTATACGACGTGCAGAAGGAAGCTTTTGGCACGCTGTCGGAGCATTTTGCGCGTGACCTTACCGCGGCAGACCCGCTGGAGCGGCTGGAACAGCTGGCATGGGCCTATGTTGGTTTTTACCGGCAAAACCCGGAGCTATATGATTTGATGTTTATCATCAAAGCGCCCATGAATGCAGAGCATGAAAAAGAGAAATGGGAGAACGGCGATCCTGCATATGACGCGTTGTATAACCTGGTAGCGGAATGTATCGAGAAGAAAAAAATACGCTTCAAAGACCCGACCGTCGCTGCGATGTCTATCTGGGCCTTTGCGCACGGCCTGATCAGCCTGGACCTTCGTTCACGGCTGAAGGTATGTAAGTTGCCCGATAAAACGCTGAACGTAAGTATTGATGATTCCATCAGGGAATACCTGGACGTAATAAAGTATTGA
- a CDS encoding efflux RND transporter periplasmic adaptor subunit has protein sequence MKNTFLLLPLSLLFFACGDKKTAANNADSTDVIPVKVIPLEKNGSAVSIHASGQFTTDDEVNLSFKTNGIIHTILVKEGDAVRSGQLLATLNMTEIDAQVQQAQLGFEKAQRDYQRTLNLHNDSVATLEQLQNSKTALDMARQQLSSTQFNKSYSAIRATQDGYVLRKLANPGQFVSAGTAVLQINGARSAHWLLRIGVTDREWAQVSTGDKATVETPSLPGETFTGSVTRKSEGIDAASGTFVIDVQLSGSKPAAIATGMFGRCHITTGGTGGGTAWSIPYAALLDGNGNSGYVFVTNDNKTAHRIPVTIAGMEKDQVLISQGMEQARSLIISGSAYLKDESRIRIIQ, from the coding sequence ATGAAAAATACTTTTCTCCTGCTTCCGCTCTCCTTGCTGTTTTTTGCCTGCGGCGACAAAAAGACCGCGGCCAATAATGCAGACAGCACCGATGTGATACCGGTAAAAGTGATACCGCTGGAAAAAAACGGCAGCGCTGTATCCATCCATGCCTCCGGGCAGTTCACCACCGACGATGAAGTGAACCTCTCTTTCAAAACCAATGGCATCATCCATACTATCCTTGTGAAAGAAGGCGATGCCGTTCGCAGCGGACAGTTGCTGGCTACGCTGAACATGACCGAGATAGATGCACAGGTGCAACAGGCGCAGCTGGGATTTGAAAAAGCGCAACGCGACTATCAGCGTACGCTTAACCTGCACAATGACAGCGTGGCCACGCTGGAACAGCTGCAGAACAGCAAGACCGCGCTGGACATGGCCCGGCAGCAACTCAGCTCCACGCAGTTCAACAAAAGCTATTCCGCCATCCGCGCCACCCAGGACGGCTATGTGCTCCGCAAACTCGCCAACCCCGGCCAGTTTGTTTCAGCCGGCACCGCTGTCCTACAAATCAACGGCGCCCGCAGCGCCCACTGGCTGCTTCGTATAGGCGTCACTGACAGAGAGTGGGCACAAGTCAGCACCGGCGACAAAGCCACCGTTGAAACCCCTTCCCTGCCAGGTGAAACATTTACCGGCAGCGTAACACGCAAATCAGAAGGCATTGACGCCGCCAGCGGCACCTTCGTGATAGACGTACAACTCAGCGGCAGCAAGCCCGCCGCCATTGCCACCGGTATGTTCGGCAGGTGCCACATCACCACGGGCGGCACTGGCGGCGGCACTGCCTGGAGCATTCCTTATGCAGCCCTGCTCGATGGCAACGGCAACAGCGGTTATGTGTTTGTGACCAATGACAACAAAACCGCCCACCGCATCCCCGTCACCATCGCCGGCATGGAAAAAGACCAGGTGCTCATCAGCCAGGGCATGGAACAGGCCCGGTCCCTGATCATCTCCGGCAGCGCCTATCTGAAAGACGAATCCCGTATCCGTATCATCCAATAA
- a CDS encoding aldose 1-epimerase family protein, translating into MITLSNDQLTVSLATAGAELQHIIRKDNGLEYLWSGDPAVWGKKSPVLFPIVGGLKNNTYTYNGNSYTLGRHGFARESEFEVLTQSTEEVTFRLTDNEATRAVYPFRFDFRVRYSLIGDTLKVTYHVHNTDSKELLFSVGGHPAFKVPLVDGTDYEDYFLTFNKTETAGRYPLSPGGQIELQPVPLLDHTQQLPLKKSLFLEDALVFKSLASDAISINSGKTPHGLTVTFSGFPFMGIWAAKNADFVCIEPWCGIADNVAATGELTEKEGINRLAPGASFERTWTATFF; encoded by the coding sequence ATGATAACTCTTTCCAACGATCAACTGACAGTCTCGCTGGCCACCGCCGGCGCTGAGCTGCAACATATTATCCGCAAAGACAACGGACTGGAATACCTCTGGAGCGGAGATCCCGCTGTATGGGGCAAAAAAAGCCCGGTGCTGTTCCCTATCGTAGGCGGATTAAAAAACAATACCTACACGTATAACGGTAACAGCTATACGCTGGGAAGGCACGGGTTTGCCCGGGAAAGCGAATTTGAAGTGCTGACACAATCTACAGAGGAGGTGACTTTCCGGTTGACCGACAATGAGGCCACCCGGGCCGTATATCCGTTCCGGTTCGACTTCCGCGTCCGCTATTCCCTGATTGGTGATACGCTGAAAGTGACTTACCATGTTCACAATACGGACAGTAAGGAGCTTTTGTTCTCCGTAGGCGGCCACCCGGCATTTAAAGTCCCCCTGGTGGATGGCACAGACTATGAAGACTATTTCCTCACCTTCAATAAGACGGAAACTGCCGGCCGCTATCCGCTGTCACCCGGCGGACAAATAGAGCTGCAACCGGTGCCCCTGCTGGACCATACCCAACAGCTGCCCCTGAAAAAATCACTGTTCCTAGAAGATGCCCTCGTCTTTAAATCACTCGCATCAGACGCCATCAGCATCAACAGCGGTAAAACACCGCATGGCCTCACCGTAACATTCAGCGGCTTCCCTTTTATGGGCATCTGGGCAGCGAAGAACGCGGATTTTGTATGCATTGAACCGTGGTGCGGCATTGCAGACAACGTGGCGGCCACCGGTGAACTGACGGAAAAAGAAGGCATCAACCGGTTGGCGCCCGGAGCTTCATTTGAACGTACCTGGACGGCGACCTTTTTCTAA
- a CDS encoding glycosyl hydrolase family 28-related protein, with translation MIFSTIGLLKLTPGAANNDVANVLGYYAPGDGGGGDFYWDDNSTADSDNGIVFQVSGIATGRWKRLFSGPVNVKWFGAQGNNSFDNYAAFAAVSGYLSNSPYGGTMYIPEGRYLLERGVEFNQLVGDESALRRISVNGSGMGSTEIIFTGTGNAFRFYSQYQSAVVQNYSISNFKLRKEGTLQSEVGIKIEYSAFMEMQNVKIVFFEKALLADNFLGASFYSCIFNQNNYGVVFQGQQLAPNDINLFGCTLAGNTTLALYAIGGVTLNIFGGDVEGNGWFPTDARQGGIVIDTGTNLIGGGISANIHGVYFEGNGGAADIMYYGGNGAGLSVLNVYGTTFNRISRDTNRFVVNNIAVQLGTQQNSPSRINVKDCAFRSFNSYVPDAGRRYINVNTNGAVFRFSDEGSSYESSIEVPDIKGIVYKDNNKVAAGVVFRGVDASIVNNMGNISTVIRNGIGDYTIKFIEAFSGPWYAPFFSGTEPAIIYVFSSFVDSLRIKAEDGQGNPKDIAAIFVTISGV, from the coding sequence ATGATCTTCTCAACAATTGGGCTGTTAAAGCTTACTCCTGGTGCCGCCAATAATGATGTAGCCAATGTATTAGGATATTATGCTCCTGGAGATGGTGGTGGTGGTGATTTTTACTGGGATGACAATTCCACCGCAGATAGTGATAATGGAATTGTATTCCAGGTGTCCGGTATTGCAACCGGAAGGTGGAAAAGACTATTCTCCGGTCCTGTCAATGTTAAGTGGTTTGGTGCCCAAGGGAACAATTCTTTTGACAATTATGCAGCTTTTGCTGCTGTAAGCGGCTATCTGTCAAATTCTCCATATGGGGGCACGATGTATATCCCTGAAGGCAGATATCTTCTTGAGCGGGGTGTTGAGTTTAATCAGCTTGTGGGTGATGAGTCTGCGTTGAGAAGGATTTCTGTTAATGGTTCCGGAATGGGAAGTACAGAAATTATTTTTACGGGAACAGGAAATGCGTTTCGGTTTTACTCGCAATACCAGTCAGCAGTCGTTCAGAATTATTCCATATCTAACTTTAAACTTCGGAAAGAAGGTACTTTACAAAGCGAGGTCGGGATCAAAATCGAATATTCGGCTTTTATGGAAATGCAGAACGTTAAAATTGTCTTCTTTGAAAAGGCGCTGTTGGCCGACAATTTCCTGGGAGCGTCTTTTTATTCCTGTATTTTTAATCAGAACAATTATGGTGTGGTTTTTCAGGGACAACAACTGGCTCCCAATGATATTAATTTGTTCGGTTGTACTTTGGCGGGTAACACAACCCTGGCACTTTATGCCATCGGTGGTGTCACATTAAACATTTTCGGTGGAGATGTAGAAGGCAATGGATGGTTTCCGACAGATGCCAGGCAAGGCGGTATCGTTATAGATACCGGTACTAATCTGATTGGCGGTGGCATATCAGCAAATATACATGGTGTATACTTCGAAGGAAATGGAGGAGCGGCAGATATCATGTACTATGGTGGCAATGGGGCCGGTTTGTCAGTACTAAATGTGTATGGAACAACCTTTAACCGTATCTCTCGGGATACTAACAGATTCGTGGTGAATAATATAGCGGTACAACTTGGAACTCAGCAAAATTCTCCTTCCAGAATAAATGTGAAGGATTGTGCTTTCAGAAGTTTTAATAGCTATGTTCCTGATGCCGGCAGACGTTATATCAATGTAAACACGAATGGAGCTGTATTTAGATTTTCTGATGAGGGTAGCTCCTATGAGAGCAGTATTGAAGTACCCGATATAAAAGGAATAGTTTATAAAGATAATAATAAAGTTGCTGCTGGCGTGGTCTTTAGAGGGGTTGATGCTTCCATAGTCAATAATATGGGAAACATCTCCACAGTTATCAGGAACGGTATTGGTGATTATACCATAAAATTTATAGAAGCATTTTCAGGTCCCTGGTACGCGCCGTTTTTTTCTGGTACCGAACCTGCAATAATATATGTGTTCTCTAGTTTTGTCGATAGTCTGAGGATTAAGGCGGAAGATGGACAAGGAAATCCTAAAGACATCGCTGCTATTTTTGTTACGATAAGCGGCGTATAA
- a CDS encoding 3-ketoacyl-ACP reductase, with protein sequence MESLQGKKVLITGGGKGIGRAVAVALAQEGADIALIGRSEGPLQEVVATLTGMGVKAAYAIADVGVMAEVDKAVASLTQQLGNIDILINNAGIAAFGGFMELTPAQWEDIIRVNLLGVYYVTRAVLPDMIARKTGDIINISSTAGQRGAPLTSAYSASKFGLLGLTESLMLEVRKHNIRVSALTPSTIATDMAKELNLTDGNPEKVLQPEDLAELIVAQLKMNRRVVLKTASMWSTNP encoded by the coding sequence ATGGAATCATTACAAGGAAAAAAAGTGCTGATCACCGGTGGTGGCAAGGGCATAGGACGTGCGGTAGCGGTAGCGCTGGCACAGGAAGGGGCAGACATTGCTTTAATAGGACGCAGCGAAGGCCCGTTACAGGAAGTTGTTGCAACGCTCACCGGTATGGGCGTGAAGGCAGCCTACGCTATTGCTGACGTGGGGGTGATGGCAGAAGTGGACAAAGCGGTGGCCAGTCTCACGCAACAACTGGGCAACATCGATATTCTGATCAACAACGCCGGCATTGCTGCTTTCGGCGGTTTCATGGAGCTTACGCCTGCACAATGGGAAGATATTATCCGGGTGAACCTGCTGGGCGTATATTATGTGACCCGTGCAGTATTGCCTGATATGATTGCCCGTAAGACCGGCGATATCATCAACATATCTTCTACCGCCGGCCAACGCGGCGCCCCACTCACCAGCGCCTACAGCGCCTCCAAGTTCGGGCTGCTTGGCCTTACCGAGTCGTTGATGCTGGAAGTGAGAAAACACAATATCCGCGTGAGCGCGCTCACACCGAGCACCATCGCCACTGACATGGCCAAAGAACTCAACCTGACAGACGGCAATCCGGAGAAGGTATTACAGCCGGAAGACCTCGCAGAACTGATTGTAGCGCAACTGAAGATGAACAGAAGAGTAGTGCTGAAGACGGCGTCTATGTGGTCTACGAACCCATAA
- a CDS encoding outer membrane beta-barrel protein yields MKRNILAFIAVMLTVCLCAQQSQAQLKRFSIGPYVEAGFPTGDFSNSHKPGFGVGLGADVKLVAGLTAVGSVGFMYFKGKSDNNISYASAKVIPVRLGLRYNLVSILYVKAEGGTVNFTGDYNNGMGALFAPGIGIRLLGLDVEGKYEAWFKDGTHGFWGLKAGYNF; encoded by the coding sequence ATGAAAAGAAACATCCTGGCGTTCATCGCAGTCATGTTAACGGTATGCCTCTGTGCGCAACAATCGCAGGCACAGTTAAAGCGATTCAGTATTGGTCCTTATGTAGAAGCTGGTTTTCCTACCGGTGATTTCAGCAATTCCCACAAGCCGGGTTTTGGCGTAGGACTGGGTGCTGACGTAAAACTGGTGGCGGGCCTGACTGCCGTAGGTTCTGTCGGTTTTATGTATTTCAAAGGCAAAAGCGACAACAATATCAGTTATGCTTCTGCTAAAGTAATACCGGTAAGACTGGGCCTTCGCTACAACCTGGTATCCATCCTGTATGTAAAAGCAGAAGGCGGTACCGTGAACTTCACCGGCGATTACAACAATGGTATGGGTGCATTATTTGCTCCGGGCATCGGCATCCGTTTACTGGGCCTGGATGTGGAAGGTAAATATGAAGCCTGGTTTAAAGATGGCACCCATGGATTCTGGGGCCTGAAAGCAGGATATAATTTTTAA
- a CDS encoding TolC family protein, with protein MSTIITKGAMLIPLLVAGCSVMAQYAGKGISPQNALVAAPGMSYPAADGVAVLPAKPGHDSSSAHTDHAAGILDEYIREAFSNNKGLKDQRFQLDKSLAALQEAKSLFGPNITFMGNYTKAGGGRTIDMPIGDLLNPVYASLNQLTNSHQFPQVDNVSVLLNPDNFYDAKFRTSLPLINAEIYYNQKIKKEELTRQQAAVNVYKRQLVQDIKTAYFQYYQASQVVAIYRNALSLIQESIRINESMVRNGVRNNTALYRSQTEKEKTDAAISKALNEQQNAQAYFNFLLNRDLNRDIALDSSLLVNPPAPLAGSNNISGREELQQYKSAATAYRLNEKLQKAYIIPRLSTFLDLGSQSTAFRFDDKSRYYLFGVNLEWTLFGSHKYKYRIKQATLDIQAIENATAQTTDALQLQLYQAGNNYRTALRNLTTAESQLSFAQRYYRDQLKVYKEGQLLYIELVDAQNQLTQAQLQMAVSQAAVQTAYAGVERAQASYNIESVQP; from the coding sequence ATGTCAACAATCATCACAAAAGGAGCAATGTTAATACCGTTGCTGGTCGCGGGATGTAGTGTGATGGCTCAATATGCGGGGAAAGGAATTTCTCCTCAAAACGCCCTGGTAGCAGCCCCCGGTATGTCGTACCCGGCTGCCGACGGCGTGGCAGTTCTCCCGGCAAAGCCCGGCCATGACAGCAGCAGTGCCCATACTGACCATGCCGCCGGTATTCTCGACGAATATATCCGGGAGGCATTCAGCAACAACAAAGGCCTCAAAGACCAGCGTTTTCAGCTCGACAAATCACTGGCAGCCCTGCAGGAGGCCAAAAGCCTCTTTGGACCCAACATAACGTTTATGGGCAACTACACCAAAGCCGGCGGCGGCCGTACTATCGATATGCCTATCGGCGACCTGCTGAACCCCGTGTATGCAAGCCTGAACCAGTTGACCAACAGTCATCAGTTTCCACAGGTAGACAACGTGTCCGTATTGCTGAACCCTGACAACTTCTATGATGCCAAATTCAGGACCAGTCTTCCGTTGATCAATGCCGAGATCTACTACAACCAGAAGATCAAAAAGGAAGAACTGACCCGGCAACAGGCGGCAGTCAACGTATACAAACGGCAATTGGTACAAGACATCAAAACCGCCTACTTCCAGTATTATCAGGCATCCCAGGTAGTGGCCATTTACCGCAATGCCCTATCGCTGATACAGGAAAGCATCCGTATCAATGAAAGCATGGTACGTAACGGTGTCCGTAACAATACCGCCCTATACCGCTCCCAGACCGAAAAGGAAAAAACAGATGCGGCCATCAGCAAGGCGCTTAATGAACAACAGAATGCGCAGGCATATTTCAACTTCCTGCTGAACCGCGACCTGAACCGGGACATCGCGCTGGACAGCAGCCTGCTGGTCAACCCACCTGCTCCCCTCGCCGGCAGCAATAATATCAGCGGAAGAGAAGAGCTGCAGCAATACAAAAGCGCCGCTACCGCGTACCGCCTAAACGAAAAATTGCAGAAAGCCTATATCATCCCGCGCCTGAGCACCTTCCTTGATCTCGGATCACAGTCTACCGCCTTCCGTTTTGATGACAAGTCCCGCTACTATCTCTTTGGTGTAAACCTTGAATGGACCCTGTTTGGCTCTCATAAGTACAAATACCGCATTAAGCAGGCCACGCTGGACATACAGGCCATTGAGAACGCCACCGCACAAACGACAGACGCATTGCAGTTACAGCTATACCAGGCCGGTAATAACTATCGCACTGCTCTGCGTAACCTGACCACCGCAGAAAGCCAGTTGTCTTTCGCACAGCGTTACTACCGCGATCAGCTGAAAGTATACAAGGAAGGGCAATTGCTCTACATAGAACTGGTAGATGCGCAAAACCAGCTCACACAGGCACAGCTACAGATGGCAGTATCACAGGCCGCCGTACAAACGGCATACGCCGGTGTAGAACGTGCACAAGCCTCTTACAATATCGAATCCGTTCAACCATAA
- a CDS encoding alpha/beta hydrolase yields MNEFYWSFRNTRFHGISWIPEQFSRVMVLVHGIGEDVGRYDHVARFFNGEGYAVLGIDHYGHGKSDGKRGATPGFEYMFDYEAAFLAYAKELYQKPVVMYGHSMGGGLLTGFLLHRTPDILGAVISAPALIVAKRPGSFLRGLLRVLNRIVPNLRLNQGLDITKISHDTDEVEKFRQNPLRHDKMSVRLASDMIHNGLWCLEHARTLQIRSLLIHGGEDEFTAVDGSRLFAERAPASLLTYREWPGDYHELHNEINRQEVLLFVAGWLSALR; encoded by the coding sequence ATGAACGAATTTTACTGGTCATTCCGGAATACCCGCTTTCACGGCATCAGCTGGATACCTGAGCAATTCAGCCGGGTGATGGTCCTCGTGCACGGCATCGGTGAAGACGTGGGGCGGTACGATCATGTGGCCCGTTTTTTTAACGGGGAAGGATATGCGGTGCTGGGCATTGATCATTACGGCCATGGTAAGAGCGATGGGAAACGGGGCGCTACGCCTGGCTTTGAATACATGTTCGACTATGAAGCGGCTTTTCTGGCTTATGCGAAGGAGTTGTACCAAAAGCCGGTGGTCATGTACGGGCATAGTATGGGCGGTGGCCTGCTCACCGGTTTCCTGTTGCACAGAACACCAGATATACTGGGGGCTGTTATCTCCGCGCCGGCGCTGATCGTCGCCAAACGTCCGGGCAGCTTCCTCCGCGGCCTGCTGCGTGTACTGAACAGGATCGTGCCCAATCTCCGGTTGAACCAGGGACTGGACATCACCAAAATATCGCATGACACGGATGAAGTGGAGAAATTCCGGCAGAACCCTCTCCGGCATGACAAGATGAGCGTGCGCCTGGCCAGTGATATGATACACAACGGCCTTTGGTGCCTGGAACACGCCCGGACCCTGCAAATACGTTCCCTGCTGATTCATGGGGGAGAAGATGAATTCACCGCGGTAGACGGCTCACGCCTTTTCGCGGAAAGGGCACCGGCCAGCCTGCTCACCTACCGCGAATGGCCCGGCGATTACCATGAACTGCATAATGAAATCAACCGGCAGGAAGTACTGCTTTTTGTGGCGGGGTGGTTAAGCGCTTTACGCTAG
- a CDS encoding efflux RND transporter permease subunit: MKISGYAVKNYQFTLVIFLMIIVLGITTILNMPRSEDPEMQAPQFTVVVIYPGTSPKDMEDLVVDPLEKDIYGLADIKRLRTAISDGVAVLRVEYKYESNVDQKYQELVREVNNKKATLPADIYSIEVKKLEPSDVNVLQVALISENASRDKLRYYAEKLQEDLEKVSSLKNVKIHGLPDQQVRVELELDKMAQLHIPVSTVMGAIQGEMANIPGGSIDAGDKSFNIKTSGNYKNIDEINNTIVTAANGKNIFLKDIAKVYYGFEDEKYFARLNGHRSVSVSAAQKAGENISKTQLQYKPVIEQFKKTLPANIDMVQYFDQADAVNHRLSGLGKDFLIAIALVAFTLLPLGQRPALIVMISIPLSLSIGIVLLRLFGYNLNQLSIVGLVVALGLLVDDSIVVIENIERWMLEGHSRMEATLKATSQIGMAVIGCTATLIIAFMPLVFLPEGSGDFIRSMPLAVIFSVLASMVVSLTIIPFLASRLLKTHSGHPEGNIFMRLLKKLIHGSYARLLDKALHRPVLTILVSLVLFGGSMVLMKAVGFGLFPASEKPQFLINVLTPPQSNLAYTNSIVEKLEKELKQEKSIRYVASNIGKGNPRIYYNEVQENEHSDYAQLFIQLDQNTSPDDKLALIEKLRKKWTPYPGAKVEVKNFEQGPPITAPVEVRLFGDNLDTLRTLAARVERMLEKTPGTIYINNPVSTLKSDIRVNIDREKAQQLGIPTVNIDRAVRLAIAGINLGRYNDENDTDYDILVTKQKSGKPTLDVFRDLYVNNAAGTAIPLSQVASVKLETSPLSINHQEKNRLVAVGAFVKKGFLPDRVINDVIRQMDQLQLPKGYTYEMGGEVESRNNSFGGFMSIIIVTIFLFIAVLVLEFKTFKSTLIVLSVIPLGIVGAAVALWLTGNSLSFIAIVGLIALAGIEVKNTILLVDFTNQLRAQGKSLEEAIREAGEIRFLPIVLTSLTAIGGLIPIAISTNPMIAPLAIVLIGGLISSTLLSRIVTPVVYKLIPPKIVAEPPVSPEYNGNGHGHQLSIPKEAVLNS, encoded by the coding sequence ATGAAAATATCCGGTTACGCCGTCAAGAACTACCAGTTCACCCTCGTCATCTTCCTGATGATCATTGTGCTCGGCATCACAACCATCCTCAATATGCCCCGCTCCGAAGACCCGGAAATGCAGGCTCCACAGTTTACCGTCGTGGTCATCTATCCCGGCACCAGTCCCAAAGACATGGAAGACCTGGTAGTAGACCCACTCGAAAAAGATATCTACGGCCTCGCTGATATCAAACGGCTCCGTACCGCTATCAGCGACGGCGTGGCCGTACTGCGTGTGGAATACAAATACGAATCCAACGTAGACCAGAAATACCAGGAGCTGGTCAGAGAGGTGAACAACAAAAAAGCCACGCTCCCGGCCGACATCTACAGCATCGAGGTAAAAAAACTGGAGCCCTCTGATGTAAATGTGCTCCAGGTAGCACTGATATCAGAAAATGCCTCCAGAGATAAGTTGCGGTATTATGCCGAAAAATTACAGGAAGACCTGGAAAAAGTTTCCAGCCTGAAAAATGTGAAGATACACGGCCTCCCCGACCAGCAGGTACGCGTGGAACTGGAACTCGACAAGATGGCACAGCTGCACATCCCCGTCAGCACCGTCATGGGCGCCATCCAGGGCGAAATGGCCAATATCCCCGGCGGCAGCATCGATGCGGGCGATAAAAGCTTCAACATCAAAACCAGCGGCAACTACAAAAACATTGATGAGATCAACAACACGATTGTTACCGCCGCCAATGGCAAAAACATCTTCCTGAAAGATATCGCAAAAGTGTATTATGGTTTTGAAGATGAGAAGTATTTTGCACGGCTCAACGGGCACCGCAGCGTGAGCGTATCTGCCGCACAGAAAGCCGGAGAGAACATCAGCAAAACGCAGCTGCAATACAAACCGGTGATCGAGCAGTTTAAAAAGACATTACCTGCCAACATAGACATGGTGCAGTACTTTGACCAGGCAGACGCGGTAAACCACCGGTTGAGCGGCCTCGGCAAAGATTTCCTGATCGCGATCGCGCTGGTGGCGTTTACCCTGTTGCCGTTAGGGCAGCGGCCCGCCCTCATCGTGATGATCTCTATTCCGTTGTCCCTTTCCATTGGCATTGTACTATTGCGCCTCTTCGGCTACAACCTGAACCAGCTCAGCATCGTAGGCCTGGTAGTGGCCCTCGGCCTGCTGGTAGATGACAGTATTGTGGTGATTGAAAATATAGAACGCTGGATGCTGGAAGGGCACTCCCGCATGGAAGCTACCCTGAAAGCCACTTCTCAGATAGGCATGGCCGTTATTGGTTGCACCGCTACGCTGATCATCGCCTTCATGCCGCTGGTGTTTTTACCGGAAGGTAGCGGCGACTTTATCCGCAGCATGCCGCTGGCCGTGATTTTCAGCGTACTGGCATCCATGGTCGTGTCACTGACGATCATTCCATTCCTCGCCAGCCGTTTGTTGAAAACGCATAGCGGCCACCCGGAAGGCAACATCTTTATGCGCCTGCTGAAAAAGTTGATCCATGGCAGTTATGCCAGGCTGCTGGACAAAGCCCTGCACCGCCCGGTACTGACCATTCTCGTGTCTTTGGTGTTGTTCGGCGGCTCTATGGTGCTCATGAAAGCGGTAGGCTTTGGCCTGTTCCCCGCTTCGGAGAAACCACAGTTCCTGATCAACGTACTGACGCCGCCCCAGTCCAATCTTGCCTATACCAACAGCATCGTAGAGAAACTGGAGAAAGAGTTGAAGCAGGAAAAGAGCATCCGCTATGTGGCCAGCAATATCGGGAAAGGCAATCCCCGTATCTATTACAACGAAGTACAGGAAAATGAGCACAGCGACTACGCTCAGCTGTTCATCCAGCTGGACCAGAACACCAGCCCGGATGACAAACTGGCCCTCATCGAAAAACTCCGGAAAAAATGGACACCTTATCCCGGCGCCAAAGTGGAAGTGAAAAATTTTGAGCAGGGCCCACCCATTACCGCCCCCGTGGAAGTAAGGCTGTTTGGCGATAACCTGGACACCCTGCGTACACTGGCCGCACGGGTGGAAAGGATGCTGGAGAAAACGCCCGGCACCATCTATATCAACAATCCTGTCAGCACCCTGAAATCAGACATCCGGGTGAACATTGACCGCGAAAAGGCGCAACAGCTGGGCATCCCCACTGTCAATATAGACCGGGCAGTACGTTTAGCCATCGCCGGTATTAACCTCGGCAGGTATAATGACGAAAACGATACCGATTACGATATCCTTGTCACCAAACAAAAAAGCGGCAAGCCTACGCTGGACGTGTTCCGGGACCTGTATGTCAACAATGCGGCCGGTACCGCCATTCCGCTGTCGCAGGTGGCCAGCGTGAAACTGGAGACGTCCCCTTTAAGCATCAATCATCAGGAGAAAAACAGGCTGGTGGCCGTGGGTGCCTTTGTAAAAAAAGGGTTCCTGCCAGACCGTGTGATCAATGACGTTATCCGGCAGATGGACCAGCTGCAACTGCCAAAAGGTTATACCTATGAAATGGGCGGTGAAGTGGAAAGCCGGAACAATTCCTTCGGTGGTTTTATGAGTATCATCATTGTGACCATCTTCCTGTTCATTGCTGTGCTGGTATTGGAGTTCAAGACTTTCAAGAGTACGCTGATCGTGTTGTCTGTGATTCCGCTGGGCATTGTAGGCGCTGCCGTGGCCTTGTGGCTGACCGGCAATTCACTCTCCTTTATTGCCATTGTAGGATTGATTGCCCTGGCGGGTATTGAAGTGAAGAATACCATTCTGCTGGTGGATTTCACCAACCAGTTGCGGGCACAGGGCAAATCACTGGAAGAGGCGATACGGGAAGCCGGCGAAATCAGGTTTCTGCCAATCGTGTTAACATCGCTGACCGCCATCGGGGGACTGATACCTATCGCCATCTCTACCAACCCGATGATTGCGCCGCTGGCCATAGTATTGATAGGAGGCCTGATCAGTTCCACCCTGTTGTCAAGGATTGTTACGCCGGTGGTATACAAGCTGATTCCCCCGAAAATAGTTGCTGAGCCCCCGGTATCACCGGAGTATAACGGCAACGGACATGGGCATCAGCTGTCTATTCCGAAGGAAGCAGTGCTGAATTCGTAA